One region of Candidatus Abyssobacteria bacterium SURF_5 genomic DNA includes:
- a CDS encoding serine/threonine protein kinase — translation YEIRDVLGEGGYGKVYKVHHLDWDMDMAVKTPNEAAISRAGGVESFVRECHTWMDLGLHENIVTCHFVRVLGKVPRVFAEYVEGGTLSDWIETGKIYEESPEEVSERILDIAIQFARGLEYAHSRGMVHQDVKPANVLMTFDGNAKVSDFGLAGGALELPKGVSSEQVASVDRTFAGMTPRYASPEQAQAHAQRAAGVPRENVVRITPHSDLYSWAVSIFEIFNGGTTWPSGTVVGEAFREYLKTGPAEEYLPAMPESLVSLLSNCLHGDPAERPKSMSEVIENLKAIYGEETDREYSRGEPKQLAEMADVLNNKAASFLELDMPDEAEKLWEEALKIDPHHAEATYGLCIQQWRTARITDLEAIRRMEEVRTSHESDWVDDYLLGLIHLERGDRGTAVKILKETVHLSGKNTQVQKTLKQARTAGIPSCVRTLSGHTGAVYAVTISPDDRLALSGSSDNTIRLWDIKTGRCLQTLLGHSQTIHSVAFSSDSRFALSGAWDGTLMLWDINSGQCLCIFGRHSQPVYSVAFSSDDRFALSGAEDRTLRLWDVKSGECLRILKGHTAGVHSVAFFSDNRYALTGSFDQTLRLWDIGTGQCLRTFVGDTEPVHSIALSPNGRFAVSGAAGELPFEDNQTLALWDIETGRRVHKFEGHTSGVRSVAITSSGRFALSGSNDNTLRLWDIESGRCLHTLEGHTKRVFSVAISSDDRFALSGGNDDTLRLWTLTLGASSERAVLCRVLATATIADYESHVHDLASIAESKLALGNVAGAYDSISEAMSVPGYSKSAKLLGLRAKACSKGRIRAFLQGWHVRTFEGHTDSVQSVVFSSDNRFALSAGWVKDRTLRLWDLRTGHCLRIFKGGVQSVALSANGRLALSDASDCKLRLWDIETGHCLRTFKGHTETVNSVALSSDGRFAMSGAYDNTLRLWNIETGQCLRVINGESHVPSPVVDNFGLSESADNKLQLCDFSTGQFFQDKLHLKPGFTSIALSSDDRFALSGSTDKTLRLWDIRSGRCLRIFEGHRDLVVSASFSQDNHFALSVADKPRLWDVQSGRCLCTFEGNESVVLSIAFSSDRLFALSGSFDNALRLWEIETGRCLRTFEGHKEIVRSVAFSSDGRFALSGSNDNTLRLWELVWDYEFPEPADWDEGARPYLECFLTLQTPYAAELPAIREPTQEEITLALTRRGKPSWAEEDFENLLTHLSHCGYGWLRPEGVRKKLEEMTSDWHGPHSLSGT, via the coding sequence CTACGAAATTAGGGATGTTCTTGGCGAAGGTGGCTACGGAAAAGTCTACAAAGTCCATCATCTTGACTGGGATATGGATATGGCGGTCAAGACGCCGAATGAGGCCGCCATCTCCAGAGCAGGCGGCGTCGAGAGTTTTGTCCGTGAATGCCATACGTGGATGGACCTCGGCCTGCATGAGAATATAGTCACCTGCCATTTTGTGCGCGTTCTGGGAAAGGTTCCCCGAGTCTTCGCCGAATACGTCGAAGGCGGCACACTTTCCGATTGGATCGAGACAGGAAAAATATATGAGGAAAGCCCTGAAGAGGTAAGCGAACGCATCCTCGACATCGCCATACAGTTCGCCAGAGGTCTCGAATACGCCCACTCCAGAGGCATGGTGCACCAGGATGTTAAGCCAGCCAATGTTTTGATGACTTTCGACGGAAACGCCAAGGTAAGCGACTTCGGGCTGGCAGGCGGGGCGCTGGAACTGCCGAAGGGAGTTTCATCCGAGCAGGTTGCTTCAGTTGATCGCACGTTTGCGGGCATGACGCCGCGGTACGCTTCTCCCGAGCAGGCGCAGGCCCATGCCCAGCGCGCGGCGGGTGTCCCGAGAGAGAATGTTGTCCGGATAACCCCGCACTCCGACCTCTACTCCTGGGCGGTATCCATCTTCGAGATTTTCAACGGCGGCACCACCTGGCCGTCGGGGACGGTGGTGGGCGAAGCGTTCAGGGAATATCTTAAGACCGGTCCTGCCGAAGAATATCTGCCTGCGATGCCCGAGTCCCTTGTTTCTCTCCTCTCCAATTGTCTGCATGGAGACCCTGCTGAGCGGCCGAAATCGATGTCTGAAGTGATTGAAAACCTCAAGGCGATCTATGGAGAAGAGACAGACCGTGAATATTCCCGTGGAGAGCCGAAACAACTCGCTGAGATGGCCGATGTTCTGAACAACAAAGCTGCCTCATTTCTCGAACTGGATATGCCTGACGAAGCCGAGAAACTTTGGGAAGAAGCGCTGAAAATTGACCCGCATCATGCGGAAGCGACGTATGGCTTGTGTATTCAACAATGGCGAACTGCAAGAATCACCGATCTGGAAGCGATCAGACGAATGGAAGAAGTACGGACAAGTCATGAATCCGATTGGGTTGATGATTACTTGCTTGGCCTGATTCACCTGGAACGTGGCGACAGAGGCACTGCAGTAAAAATTCTGAAAGAAACTGTTCATCTATCAGGGAAGAACACACAGGTTCAAAAAACCCTTAAGCAGGCGCGCACAGCAGGTATCCCATCCTGTGTGCGCACACTCTCAGGCCATACAGGCGCCGTTTACGCTGTCACAATCTCCCCAGATGATCGGCTCGCGCTCTCGGGATCAAGTGATAATACAATCCGTCTTTGGGACATAAAAACCGGGAGATGCCTACAAACACTCCTAGGACATTCGCAGACTATCCATTCCGTCGCGTTCTCCTCAGACAGCCGGTTCGCGCTGTCCGGAGCATGGGATGGAACGTTGATGCTTTGGGACATCAACAGCGGTCAATGCTTGTGCATATTCGGGAGACATTCGCAGCCCGTTTATTCCGTTGCGTTCTCCTCAGACGACCGGTTCGCGCTGTCCGGAGCAGAAGACAGAACCCTTCGGCTGTGGGATGTAAAAAGTGGTGAGTGCCTGCGCATATTGAAAGGACATACAGCCGGTGTCCATTCCGTTGCCTTTTTCTCAGACAACCGGTACGCTCTTACGGGATCATTTGACCAGACTCTTCGGCTGTGGGACATAGGAACCGGGCAATGCCTGCGCACATTCGTAGGAGACACGGAGCCGGTTCATTCCATAGCGCTATCTCCAAACGGCCGGTTCGCAGTGTCGGGAGCCGCTGGCGAACTCCCATTCGAAGACAATCAAACCCTCGCGCTCTGGGACATTGAAACCGGCCGGCGCGTACACAAATTTGAAGGGCACACAAGCGGTGTTCGTTCTGTCGCAATCACATCAAGTGGCCGTTTCGCGCTCTCAGGATCAAATGATAACACTCTCCGGCTCTGGGACATAGAGAGTGGTCGATGTCTCCACACATTAGAAGGTCATACAAAACGCGTCTTTAGCGTGGCAATCTCTTCAGACGACCGCTTCGCGCTCTCGGGTGGAAACGACGATACGCTTCGACTTTGGACTCTCACTCTCGGCGCATCATCAGAAAGAGCAGTATTGTGTCGGGTCCTGGCTACTGCGACTATTGCCGATTATGAGAGCCATGTGCACGACCTCGCGTCAATTGCGGAATCTAAGTTGGCCTTGGGGAATGTCGCCGGCGCTTATGATAGCATCTCCGAGGCTATGTCTGTTCCCGGTTATTCAAAATCAGCAAAACTCCTGGGACTTCGAGCCAAAGCATGTTCCAAGGGCAGAATTCGCGCCTTCTTACAGGGATGGCACGTTCGCACATTTGAAGGACACACAGACAGTGTACAATCTGTAGTTTTCTCGTCAGATAACCGATTTGCGCTTTCAGCGGGATGGGTTAAAGATCGCACTCTGCGGCTTTGGGATTTAAGAACCGGTCACTGCCTCCGCATTTTCAAAGGGGGAGTCCAGTCCGTCGCCTTGTCCGCGAACGGCCGGTTAGCGCTTTCAGACGCATCTGACTGCAAGCTTCGACTCTGGGATATTGAAACTGGTCACTGCCTGCGCACTTTTAAAGGGCACACAGAGACTGTCAATTCCGTCGCCTTGTCTTCGGACGGCCGGTTCGCAATGTCGGGAGCATATGACAACACTCTTCGGCTTTGGAATATTGAAACCGGTCAATGTCTGCGCGTAATAAACGGCGAATCCCATGTCCCATCACCGGTCGTCGACAACTTCGGGCTTTCTGAATCAGCTGACAACAAACTCCAGCTTTGTGACTTTTCAACTGGTCAGTTTTTTCAAGATAAACTCCATCTAAAACCAGGCTTCACTTCTATTGCATTGTCCTCGGACGATCGTTTCGCTCTCTCGGGATCAACAGACAAGACTCTTCGACTGTGGGACATCCGAAGCGGTCGATGTCTACGCATTTTCGAAGGGCACCGAGACCTCGTAGTTTCCGCCTCTTTCTCCCAAGATAACCATTTTGCTCTTTCAGTAGCGGATAAACCAAGGCTATGGGACGTTCAAAGCGGTCGATGCCTGTGTACTTTTGAAGGAAATGAAAGCGTTGTCCTATCTATCGCATTCTCATCAGACCGCCTGTTCGCGCTCTCAGGGTCATTTGATAATGCTCTTCGGCTGTGGGAAATCGAAACTGGTCGATGTCTGCGTACTTTTGAAGGACACAAGGAGATCGTTCGTTCCGTCGCATTCTCCTCAGACGGCCGCTTTGCGCTTTCGGGATCAAATGACAACACTCTCCGCCTCTGGGAACTCGTGTGGGATTACGAATTTCCCGAGCCCGCTGATTGGGATGAGGGCGCAAGGCCTTACTTGGAATGTTTCCTGACTCTGCAAACGCCCTATGCAGCCGAATTGCCGGCAATTCGAGAACCAACTCAGGAGGAAATCACACTCGCTCTTACGCGCCGCGGCAAACCATCATGGGCCGAAGAAGATTTTGAAAATCTCCTGACGCACTTGAGCCATTGCGGCTACGGCTGGCTCAGACCCGAAGGAGTCCGGAAAAAGCTCGAAGAAATGACCTCAGATTGGCACGGCCCGCATTCGCTGTCGGGAACCTAA
- a CDS encoding FHA domain-containing protein gives MIELEVVNGIAKGNTLRTNAPYITIGRSQADSIVVPDAYVSWHHGEISQRDKHYRYRDLNSTHGTILRRMDAERYIDTVVLREGDELLLAGPENSVRVNAIIPGEGAPGEFTLTVARQASDEPGPPEEVLGDDSHALQTILRLDRAMQSLKSMDSNSLFTVLTEKIAEIYPELEYVAVVQESGDTVFIEHCGFQRKGARCRTSSTILRKTLGRKGGIIFEISDERVAPQDEESATLSPRSMTSAPDATGICIPLLKGSQGDSYLQMERRLVQGRFSGRDLNLVSSMASRVINRIDHLALNRRYLSMSQNAAIGVFTKMIAHDIKNYLTFAQYIDEKLQNVDEHPDIVLGVERAYRLALGMGNLTGSGSKPTSRISLPETAGGIMREFHLLFQKRCAFEAVVLGNATDIVSNEELLRRTLWNLVMNAFYAFGNRDPAISEPPLVRLRIEPKGKKNVIIRVEDNAGGIDSRTLDYLEKAFALVRDVYEREEDLIHVVETIYNMEGFTNRVGLFFTAVAVNDMWGTIAVTTEKGKGSVFTVQLPRKIDKLRDLLRF, from the coding sequence ATGATTGAACTCGAAGTGGTAAACGGGATAGCGAAAGGAAACACGCTCAGGACCAACGCGCCGTACATCACCATTGGCCGGTCGCAGGCCGACAGCATTGTCGTTCCCGACGCTTATGTTTCATGGCACCACGGCGAGATTTCTCAGCGCGATAAACACTATCGATATCGGGACCTCAACAGCACTCATGGCACGATTCTCAGGCGGATGGACGCCGAGAGATACATCGACACGGTTGTCCTCAGAGAAGGCGACGAATTGCTTCTGGCGGGCCCGGAAAACAGCGTCCGGGTGAATGCAATCATTCCCGGCGAAGGGGCTCCCGGAGAATTTACTCTTACCGTGGCACGCCAGGCTTCCGATGAGCCCGGCCCGCCGGAAGAAGTGCTTGGCGACGACTCGCACGCTCTTCAGACCATCCTTCGGCTGGACAGGGCCATGCAGTCCCTCAAAAGCATGGATTCGAACTCGCTGTTCACGGTCTTGACCGAAAAGATTGCGGAGATATACCCTGAACTGGAGTACGTCGCAGTCGTCCAGGAAAGCGGCGACACGGTATTCATCGAGCACTGCGGTTTCCAGCGCAAAGGCGCGAGATGCAGGACAAGCTCGACCATCCTGCGCAAGACGCTCGGAAGAAAGGGCGGTATCATCTTCGAGATATCAGACGAACGAGTGGCGCCGCAAGATGAGGAATCGGCGACGCTGAGCCCCAGAAGCATGACCTCGGCACCCGACGCTACCGGCATATGCATTCCCTTACTGAAAGGATCGCAGGGAGACAGTTACCTGCAGATGGAACGCCGCCTTGTGCAGGGGAGATTCTCCGGGCGCGACCTGAACCTGGTGAGTTCCATGGCCTCCCGCGTAATCAACCGAATCGACCACTTGGCGCTCAACAGGCGATATCTGAGCATGAGTCAGAACGCCGCCATCGGCGTTTTCACAAAAATGATTGCCCACGATATCAAAAACTATCTGACATTTGCGCAGTACATCGATGAAAAGCTTCAGAACGTCGACGAGCATCCGGATATTGTCCTCGGGGTGGAACGCGCCTATCGGCTCGCACTCGGAATGGGGAATCTTACCGGTTCCGGCTCGAAACCGACCAGCCGAATATCGCTGCCTGAGACAGCCGGCGGAATTATGAGAGAATTCCACTTGCTTTTTCAGAAGCGATGCGCGTTCGAAGCCGTTGTTCTCGGAAATGCAACCGATATTGTGAGCAACGAAGAATTGCTTCGTCGCACGCTTTGGAACCTCGTAATGAACGCATTTTACGCGTTCGGAAATCGCGACCCCGCGATCTCAGAGCCTCCGCTTGTCAGATTACGTATTGAGCCGAAAGGGAAGAAAAATGTTATCATCAGGGTCGAAGACAATGCGGGAGGCATAGACTCGCGCACTTTGGATTATCTTGAGAAAGCCTTTGCTCTGGTCAGGGACGTCTATGAGCGTGAGGAAGATCTGATCCATGTGGTAGAGACCATCTACAACATGGAGGGGTTTACGAATCGGGTGGGGTTATTTTTTACCGCCGTCGCCGTCAACGACATGTGGGGGACGATTGCCGTGACCACCGAAAAAGGGAAAGGCAGCGTGTTTACCGTGCAATTGCCGCGCA